The proteins below come from a single Nocardioides eburneiflavus genomic window:
- a CDS encoding polyketide cyclase yields the protein MIGDQWGVSDAEVQRRYGCDDLVLVPTQEAWRGVTVHAPPEVVWARLRQVRVAPYSYDLVDNLGARSPRRLLDVPEPQVGDPFTRAFGRDQGRVVAVDPGRELTAQILGAWMSYAVLPHPRGARLVLKVVARTNRWLAPALSVGDLVMARKQLLTLKGLAEADAASR from the coding sequence GTGATCGGGGACCAGTGGGGTGTGAGCGACGCCGAGGTGCAGCGCCGCTACGGGTGCGACGACCTGGTCCTCGTCCCGACGCAGGAGGCGTGGCGTGGGGTGACGGTCCACGCCCCACCGGAGGTCGTGTGGGCGCGGCTGCGGCAGGTGCGCGTGGCGCCCTACTCCTACGACCTGGTCGACAACCTCGGCGCCCGGTCGCCACGTCGGCTCCTCGACGTGCCGGAGCCGCAGGTCGGTGACCCGTTCACCCGTGCGTTCGGCCGCGACCAGGGCCGGGTGGTGGCGGTCGACCCCGGGCGGGAGCTGACCGCCCAGATCCTGGGCGCCTGGATGTCGTACGCCGTGCTGCCCCACCCGCGCGGCGCACGGCTGGTGCTCAAGGTGGTCGCCCGGACGAACCGGTGGCTCGCGCCGGCGCTCTCCGTCGGCGACCTCGTGATGGCGCGCAAGCAGCTGCTGACCCTCAAGGGGCTGGCCGAGGCCGACGCGGCGAGTCGCTAG